The DNA sequence CCGTATTCCATCCCGTCGGAGATAGTCCTGTTTCCCGTCGGCAACAGTTCATCTTCCATTGCGAAAAGCGATTTCAGATTATCGATATTGCTCATCAAATTTGAGTGTGAAGTTCCCTCAACAGTTCCCTCTATCTCAATGATACGAGGCTTGTACGTCTGCTTGAAAGCCATCTGTCCGTGCCGCCCGGGAATCGAAATACCTTTCACGTTCACCCGGGGTTTCCCTCGTCCCATTACTTCCGTTATCTCCGCGAAATAATCACGCAGCGATTTGCCGTTCCATTTGATTGAATCGGTGAATGCCATTCAACTCTCCCGTTCAGAATTGCCAACTGCCTGTCATTTAAACGGGTTTAGGTCAGGTTTTTGCTTGATGTGGAGGGATGAGTTAAATTGCTTGCTTGATTTGGAGCTGACGGACTAAATTATCTTATTCTCGAGAATCGGATTTTCATGGGCTGTAATATAACTGATAGTGTATATAGAGTATGGATAGAAAGTGAAACAAGGAACTGAGTTCGAAATATTGACAACGGAACTGTTCTCACGATTATCAAAGGATAGAGAGTTTGAATCAGTTGAGCATAATATTTGGCTTGATGGTCATGATGGTAAACGACAAATAGATGTATTATTGTCTGGAAAAGTTGGTCCTTTTGATGTGAAAACAATAATCGAATGTAAAGATTTTTCGAAAAATGTAAATATTACCGAAATCGACGCACTTCCTTCAAAGAGGATGGATGTTAATGCTCATAAAGCGGTGTTGGTAGCAAGAAAAGGTTTTTCGAAGAAAGCAATAAATAAAGCAAAAAGATTAGGGATTTCTCTTTGCACAGCACACAGTGCTTCAAAGGAAAGATGGAAATTTGCTCTTGAGCTTCCTATCGTAATCACAGAGCATGCTTGTGATGTATCAACTCCAAGTTTTGAATTTAGAGCAATTGGAAATTCTCTTAATCTTGATTCAATAACAAATTTTAATGATATTCCGCTTCCTAAAATTATTGCAAATTACTGGAATGACACGGAAATAAAGTGTAAAGATGGCTTGAATGATCACAAATTTTATCCCGATATTCCAAAACCTCAGTGGATACGGGTACCTGACGGTAGAAAAATGATAATAGAAAATTTTAATATAATTATGCATATACAAAAATCATATTATTTTGGATACGTGAATAATCTTGACTCAGCTAAATATCTTCAATTTTATGATGAAAATAAACGCCATGTAATTTTTGATCCGAGAGATTTATCGGATTATCGTACAAAATTTGTGAAATTTATTAACAAAGAAGAATTGCCCAATATTGACGATACAGTCTTTATTAGTGTTAAACATTTGCACAATCCGGATGCAGTATTCAATCCGAGTGAAACTCCATAGTCGGACAGGTCACGTCGTCTTCGATTCCTCGCAAAGTCAGATAGTCTATAAATTTACAACAAGTTGGGCTTTAGTTTCATCGCTTCAAGCAGAGATTATTACTTCCGCATAACAGCGGCGAGTTGTAAATCGTTCAGATAGAGTTGAAGCAGGTTCCGCTGCGTTCGGACGGGACCCAGCCGGTCGTTCAGCTTCTTTCGCCGGTCGTCCCGGAGCTTCTCAAAAGTCTCTTCAATGCCCATCATTGCGGCGGCGTCTTTTTCTCTGTCGCCCACAGCCAGCGGATTCGATTTTTCTTTCACAGTGGGCCAGACAGATTCGAAATAATTTATCAGTCGAGTATTATTTTCAGATAACGACTTCCGGTATTTATCCAACGCCTCAAGCGGATAGTGTCTGATGAGTTTTGTCAGCTCCCGCTGCTCCTCTATTTGCGCTATCTTCCTCAGATTCACCGCTGTTTCCAATGCGAGTTTTCGGCTCACCTTATCGTCCGACAACACAGCGTCATTTATCCCGTTTTTCGCCTCACTCACAAGCGACCGATACGACACTTCTTCCTCGTCATCGGCATAGATAATTGATTCCTCCTCGGACTCCAGCCCCGCTATTCTGTTCTGAATTGCAGCGCTGTGATTAGAATCCGCCGTTTGCAGAAGCGAGTCGTATTCCCGACCGATTTTTTCCGATTCGTTCTTTATGAATTCTTCCGAATACCGTTCATCATCCTGAATCTGGTCAAGCTCGGTATCTCGCTGAAGCCGTAACTTTTCCACTTTCATATTATACTCTTCCACAAATCCGGGAAAGAGTTCTTTCAACGATGAAATGACGTCCGTTCCGTAAATCGGATTCATATTTGAGTCGGCGGCTACCGCCGATTCTTCTGCCACTTCTTCTTTTATATTTTCAATGACTTCCATCTTCTCTTCCGGTTGCGCAGTCATTTCTTGCTCCATCTGTGTTAAATTCTAATTCCCACCGCTCGCATCTGCGAAACAGTTTCGTTTGCCAGTCTTTCGGCGATAGTCGAAATTTTCTCGCTGTCGGAAAAGCTGATATCACCGTTAAAATTATTATGGATTTCAACTACTTTATCAGATTGCTCCCCTGTGGAAGAATTGAGACTTCCATCCGCGAAAGTGTTCCGCCAGAGGTCCAGCGATTCCTGCTGAATAGCGCGACTTGTGTTCAAAATCCCGATAAGCAGATTCGCCTGTATCTCGGTAATCCCCACGAAATGCCGAAACGACGTTGACCGATTATCTGCTGCATCTCCCCCGGGCAAGCCTCCGTCCGGTTCGTCATCATCTCCGTCTCCATCGCCATCAGAATTATTTCCAGAATTCAATTCATCGTCAATATTTAAGTCATCGTCGTTATTATCATCGTCATCGTCGTCATCATCCGGCTCTTTTATCGCATCTCTAATACCTTCGAGAATGAAGATTATTTTTCGTTGCTCCTCGAATGTTGTGCCAAGGACAGCTTCTGTTCTTTCTTTATCCAATTTCGCCACCGAATTTTTTAAGCGCACCGGTTGATGCGGATTTATTTCCTTTTGTCTCGGGCTGAGAGCCGTAACGGGGGTATCTGTTAGCCACAAGCAGAAGCTGCGGATACGAAATCCCGTGCAGAATATAATCGACTTTCCAGTTCGTCAGGGCGACGATCGCCGCCACTACATCTCCCATATCCAAAGTCAGACCACCCTCAGCCCGCTGATTTTTTTTAGCAGATCCTCCACGTTGTGCATATGGAAGATTTTATCTATCAGGTTAGTTATTTCCCGGATATCCATCTTTTCGATGGAATCCGCGGTTACAATGGGGTTTTCAGAATCGTATTCCCGATTCTCATCCAAGAACATCTGAATTATCGTAATAATATGGTCGTACGGCATATCGAGGATCTTATCCACCGCCGGTTTCAGCTCTTCCTCTTTCTTGGAATTCAGAGCCTCCACACCCACGTAAAGTCCGTCGCTGTAACGGGCAATTGCTTTCGATATCGCCCTCATCTGAAAAAGCGTTCTCGGTTTGAGAGTATAAGATTTCTCTCCGATTTTGAATTCTTCAGTCGCCGCCGTTATGATGTCCGCCGCTCTTTCCGCTGACTTATTCATCCGTTACGCCGTTGCGTCGTTAATCGTGAAAAACGTATCCACTCCGTCCGATGAAGGCAAAATCTCGAACTCCACAGGCACGAAAGTTATTCCGTCTCTTTTGAACGAAGATTCCGAGTTGCCCAGCGAGACTATCTTGCTGAAACTCAAAGTCCTGTCGAATCCGGCGGGGTTTCCGTTTGTTACAACGAAACTACCCGTAACGGCTCCCCGCTCGCTCCCTCCGAAAGTCAATGTCTGACCCGAAATTCCGCTTGCCGGAAGCCCGTAACTCACCGCGAAATTCGCCAGCGCCGCTTCAGCAACATTGGTCTTGCCGAAGAGTCTGCGTCTGACCAACTTCTTTTTCTGCACTCCAACCGATTGATCCACCATCGCGTCGAACCAGTCCTGTTCCTGCCTGAGCGTAAATCCGCCTTCTGTGGCTCCGAGAGCTACGCTGTCGATACTCAGTTCGCCCTCGCCCACAAGTATATTGTTAGTTGTTATAGCCATCAGGTTATCTCCTAATTAGGTTTTCAATTATATAGTTTCCGTCAGGATTAATTTCTGACTTGTGCATTAAAATCCAACCACCCCTTCTTTTGGCTGCACCAAAATTCACCCCTCCTTCATAAGGAGGGGGCTGGGGGTGGTTTTCATTTAAATTATATAATAGATCTTCTGTCGATCACCCCTCACATAAAATCCGTGGTGCGGCGTCCTCCGTCAATCATGGGGGAATATGAATTAACGCTTAAAGGCTCCAGCCGCATCACGTAGTCTTTATAGCGAACATCCGGAAAATCAATTCCTGCCGATGTTCTTTATGATGCTGTGCGTCATAGATCGCTTCTGTGCTGCTGTCAAAATAAATGCTTCTGATGCGTCCGCCGTTGATGGTCATATCTGCGCTGTGCAACAGGTCAACCACCCGATCCGTAATATTTCCTAACGTTGTCAGGTCGGCGTTTCCGTTCTCCAGATCCTGAACGTAAGCCGTTATTACAAGATTCCATCGCTCCATCGTAGATTCGCTCAGTGTCCGATTTCCATCCACGGTCAGCAGTGGATTATCAGTCTGATTCGGACGTTTCGCGCCTGTCCAGATCTTCCCCGTTCCGCCGAGAAACGCCGATGATTGCAGTGTTGCGTCAGCGTTCAGCTGCCGCCAGACAGCCGAAAGCAGTTCATTTTGAGAAAACATCAGCTCCGGCTCCTCTCTCTTAACAATATTTCCCAGTGGGAACGCCAATCACGCTTCGCCACGATTTCATACTCCGTTCCCCCGTCGGAGACAAGGTCGTGGACGCGGAAATCCGAACTTATCTTCGTCGCCGTGAACATAATCAGGTCTGCGCTGATTTCTTCTCCCGAAGCATCCCGTACAATATCGCCCCGCTTAGTCGTGTACGG is a window from the Candidatus Neomarinimicrobiota bacterium genome containing:
- a CDS encoding restriction endonuclease, producing MKQGTEFEILTTELFSRLSKDREFESVEHNIWLDGHDGKRQIDVLLSGKVGPFDVKTIIECKDFSKNVNITEIDALPSKRMDVNAHKAVLVARKGFSKKAINKAKRLGISLCTAHSASKERWKFALELPIVITEHACDVSTPSFEFRAIGNSLNLDSITNFNDIPLPKIIANYWNDTEIKCKDGLNDHKFYPDIPKPQWIRVPDGRKMIIENFNIIMHIQKSYYFGYVNNLDSAKYLQFYDENKRHVIFDPRDLSDYRTKFVKFINKEELPNIDDTVFISVKHLHNPDAVFNPSETP